A genomic window from Chitinophagales bacterium includes:
- a CDS encoding NAD+ synthase yields MKIALAQQNYLIGDFEGNRTKIIAGIREAKTMGADLVLFSELCVCGYPPRDFLEFSDFINQCKESVSLIAQEAQGIGVLVGAPSVNSSPEGKDLYNSAHFLYDGKVQYIINKSLLPNYDVFDEYRYFEPNQSFGVYDFMGRRIGLTVCEDIWNEGINPLYITTPVEKLKEFGPDYLLNISASPFDHNKAVNRIELLSGLAKEYHLPIFYCNCVGAQTELIFDGGSLVIAPDGKVFDEMNYFSEQVKVYDLDEVITNKKKSFEQPKKRINLMQDALLTGIRDYFSKMNFQKAILGLSGGIDSAVVACLATDALGKKNVKALLMPSEYSSTSSITDARQLAETLGIDYSIITIKEVYESCLGVLNPLFQNQPFDVTEENIQARIRAIFLMAMCNKHHYILLNTSNKSEMAVGYGTLYGDMCGGISVLGDVYKTEVIELAHYINEKEEIIPVNTITKPPSAELRPDQRDSDSLPEYEVLDKILFQYIEHRKGPLELIKMGFEKPLIDRILKLVNTNEHKRYQAAPVLRVSQKAFGSGRRLPIVAKYLA; encoded by the coding sequence ATGAAGATTGCGCTTGCACAGCAGAACTACCTGATAGGAGATTTTGAAGGTAATCGGACAAAAATTATTGCTGGAATCCGGGAAGCCAAAACGATGGGCGCTGATTTGGTATTATTCTCTGAACTGTGCGTATGCGGCTATCCACCCAGAGATTTTCTGGAATTTTCAGATTTTATAAATCAATGCAAAGAATCGGTCAGCCTCATTGCTCAGGAGGCCCAGGGAATTGGTGTTTTGGTCGGTGCTCCATCTGTCAATTCTAGTCCGGAAGGAAAAGATTTATACAATTCAGCGCATTTTCTGTATGATGGCAAGGTGCAGTACATCATCAATAAATCGCTATTACCAAACTATGATGTATTTGATGAATACCGTTATTTTGAACCAAATCAAAGTTTTGGAGTGTATGATTTCATGGGAAGAAGAATAGGGTTAACGGTATGTGAAGATATCTGGAATGAAGGCATCAATCCATTATACATTACTACACCGGTTGAAAAACTTAAAGAGTTCGGTCCTGATTATTTACTCAATATTTCCGCATCTCCATTTGATCACAATAAGGCTGTTAACAGAATTGAATTACTAAGTGGTTTAGCAAAAGAATATCACCTTCCTATTTTTTATTGCAACTGTGTAGGGGCACAAACTGAATTAATTTTCGACGGAGGCTCCCTCGTAATTGCTCCTGACGGGAAAGTATTCGATGAAATGAATTATTTCTCCGAACAGGTAAAAGTGTATGACCTGGATGAAGTAATTACGAATAAAAAAAAATCGTTTGAGCAGCCAAAAAAAAGAATTAACCTAATGCAAGATGCATTACTTACCGGCATCAGGGACTATTTCTCTAAGATGAATTTCCAGAAAGCCATTCTGGGATTGAGCGGAGGTATTGATTCAGCAGTTGTGGCGTGTCTGGCAACAGATGCATTGGGTAAAAAGAATGTGAAGGCCTTGCTGATGCCATCAGAATATTCTTCAACAAGCTCCATTACTGACGCCAGGCAATTGGCAGAAACTTTGGGAATCGATTACAGCATAATTACCATAAAAGAAGTTTATGAATCGTGCTTAGGTGTACTTAACCCATTGTTCCAAAATCAGCCTTTTGATGTTACTGAAGAAAATATCCAGGCCCGCATACGAGCTATTTTTTTAATGGCCATGTGTAACAAGCATCATTATATTTTGCTCAATACTTCTAATAAAAGTGAAATGGCAGTTGGATATGGAACTTTGTATGGTGATATGTGTGGTGGTATTTCTGTTCTCGGTGATGTTTATAAAACGGAAGTAATAGAACTCGCCCATTATATTAATGAGAAGGAAGAGATCATTCCTGTAAACACTATAACCAAACCTCCTTCTGCAGAACTGCGGCCAGATCAAAGAGATTCAGACTCACTTCCCGAATATGAAGTACTCGATAAAATTCTGTTCCAATATATAGAACACCGGAAAGGCCCTTTAGAGTTAATTAAGATGGGTTTTGAAAAGCCGCTTATTGATCGTATCCTGAAGCTTGTAAACACCAATGAGCACAAACGCTACCAGGCAGCCCCTGTACTGCGGGTCTCCCAAAAAGCTTTCGGCTCTGGGAGGCGGTTGCCGATTGTTGCAAAATATCTTGCCTGA
- a CDS encoding Rne/Rng family ribonuclease, producing MDRELIIDSGSNGVEIALLEDKTLVELHQEKLNQSMAIGDIILAKVVKILPGLNAAFIDIGQPKNGFLHYSDLGPQIRSLQKFSKLAFDGTIGDDLADFKLEPETQKTGKIANNISKRQPLMVQITKEPISTKGHRLSCDISLPGRYLVLIPFTNTISISKKITSSDERRRLLRLLESIRPKNFGVILRTLAEGKSVQDLHEDMSHLMEKWKQLKANLRASEAPKKVSSEMSKTSTLLRDMLNPSFNRIVVNSKDIFQEIRNYIERIAPEKEDIVQLYTGRTPLFDQFDITKQIKFAFGKTVNLASGAYLIIEHTEALHVIDVNSGHKMSNDETQEANAMTVNLEAAEEIARQLRLRDIGGIIVIDFIDVKSLENKRLLNKKITDAMKLDKARHTVLPLNKFGIIQITRQRVKPQVNIETDEACPSCNGTGKIGPSILIMDEIVKNLKHIVTKNNQKKITLFVHPYIEAYITKGFPSMRMNWWLTLKRWVNVDSTDNMGIMEYHFYDKEGEEILLN from the coding sequence GTGGATAGGGAACTTATAATTGACTCCGGATCAAACGGAGTGGAAATTGCTTTGCTCGAGGATAAAACATTAGTTGAGCTTCACCAGGAGAAGCTCAATCAGAGCATGGCCATTGGCGATATTATTCTAGCCAAAGTGGTTAAAATATTGCCGGGCTTAAATGCTGCTTTTATTGATATTGGACAGCCCAAAAATGGATTCCTGCATTATTCCGATCTCGGACCGCAAATACGGTCCCTTCAGAAATTCTCCAAGCTTGCTTTTGATGGAACCATAGGAGATGATCTTGCCGATTTTAAGCTCGAGCCCGAGACTCAAAAAACGGGAAAAATTGCGAATAATATTTCCAAACGGCAGCCTTTAATGGTTCAAATCACAAAAGAACCCATTTCAACTAAAGGCCATCGTCTATCCTGCGATATTTCGCTGCCAGGCAGATACCTGGTTTTAATTCCTTTTACAAATACCATCAGCATTTCTAAAAAAATCACTTCAAGTGATGAAAGGCGGAGACTGCTGCGTTTACTGGAAAGTATCCGGCCAAAAAATTTTGGAGTGATTCTGCGAACACTCGCTGAAGGCAAGTCAGTGCAGGATCTTCATGAAGATATGTCACATTTGATGGAGAAATGGAAGCAGCTGAAAGCTAACCTGAGGGCATCTGAAGCGCCCAAAAAAGTTTCCAGCGAAATGAGTAAAACTTCAACGCTTCTAAGGGATATGCTTAATCCGTCCTTTAATCGTATTGTAGTAAATTCAAAAGACATTTTTCAGGAGATCAGGAATTACATTGAAAGGATTGCGCCTGAAAAAGAAGATATAGTCCAGCTTTATACTGGCCGTACGCCATTATTCGATCAGTTTGACATTACGAAGCAAATAAAATTTGCCTTCGGTAAAACAGTAAATCTCGCCAGCGGTGCTTATCTCATAATTGAACATACCGAAGCACTACATGTTATTGATGTGAATAGTGGTCATAAGATGTCTAATGACGAAACGCAGGAAGCCAATGCAATGACCGTAAACCTGGAGGCGGCAGAAGAAATTGCCCGGCAACTCCGGCTGCGAGATATAGGAGGAATTATTGTTATTGACTTTATTGATGTTAAAAGTCTGGAAAATAAACGTCTGTTAAATAAAAAAATAACAGATGCTATGAAGCTTGACAAAGCCCGGCATACTGTTTTGCCCCTGAATAAATTTGGAATTATACAGATAACACGCCAAAGAGTTAAACCTCAGGTTAATATCGAAACAGATGAAGCATGTCCTTCCTGTAATGGCACAGGAAAGATTGGACCTTCCATTCTTATTATGGATGAAATTGTAAAAAATCTAAAGCACATTGTAACTAAAAATAATCAGAAAAAGATTACACTTTTCGTGCATCCTTATATAGAAGCATATATAACCAAAGGATTTCCTTCCATGAGAATGAACTGGTGGTTAACGCTGAAGCGCTGGGTGAATGTTGATTCTACTGATAACATGGGCATTATGGAATATCATTTCTATGATAAGGAGGGGGAAGAAATTTTATTGAATTAA
- a CDS encoding HU family DNA-binding protein, translating to MNKGQLIAKISGDSKISKAQAGSALDSFISTTMMTLKKGGKITLVGFGTFSVSRRSARKGRNPQTGTTINIAAKKVVRFKAGKEFASKVK from the coding sequence ATGAATAAAGGGCAACTGATTGCAAAAATATCCGGCGATTCAAAAATTTCCAAAGCTCAAGCAGGTAGCGCATTAGATTCTTTTATCAGCACTACAATGATGACGTTAAAAAAAGGAGGTAAGATCACCCTTGTTGGTTTTGGTACTTTTAGTGTTTCCCGTCGTTCTGCCCGTAAAGGCCGAAATCCGCAAACGGGAACTACCATTAATATTGCTGCAAAAAAGGTTGTCAGGTTTAAGGCAGGTAAAGAGTTTGCCTCAAAGGTTAAATAA
- a CDS encoding Uma2 family endonuclease has protein sequence METFILKTSAFHMTEEEFFDFCQQNDTLHIERNENGEIIVSEPSGNYTSMLNIKLVTKLENWNEQYQLGYAFNTDAGFTLPNHAVLSPDAAWIRKERFDSLSEADKERFAHICPDFVIELKSPSDSLKDLKLKMLEWIQNGCRFALLINPQEQRVLIYRENGTTEDRSFREKISGEEILPGFELDLNFIKI, from the coding sequence ATGGAAACTTTTATACTTAAAACGTCTGCTTTTCATATGACAGAGGAGGAGTTCTTTGATTTCTGCCAGCAAAATGACACGCTGCATATTGAGCGGAATGAAAATGGCGAAATTATAGTTAGTGAGCCGTCCGGAAATTATACCAGTATGTTAAACATTAAGCTGGTAACAAAACTCGAAAATTGGAATGAGCAATACCAGCTGGGATATGCATTCAATACCGACGCAGGTTTTACGCTTCCAAATCACGCAGTTCTATCACCGGATGCTGCCTGGATTCGGAAAGAACGGTTTGATAGCCTTTCTGAAGCAGATAAAGAACGGTTTGCACATATTTGTCCCGACTTTGTGATTGAATTAAAATCCCCATCGGACTCACTTAAAGATTTAAAACTAAAAATGCTGGAGTGGATACAAAATGGTTGCCGTTTCGCATTACTTATTAATCCACAGGAACAGAGGGTATTGATTTACAGGGAAAATGGAACAACAGAGGACCGGTCTTTCAGGGAAAAAATTTCAGGTGAAGAGATCCTTCCCGGTTTTGAGTTGGATTTAAATTTTATTAAAATATAG
- a CDS encoding 30S ribosomal protein THX has product MGKGDKKSKKGKIFKGSYGNSRKRKTETTPLVKPATVTESEPPKAEPVKRTVRKKEPK; this is encoded by the coding sequence ATGGGTAAAGGAGATAAAAAAAGTAAGAAAGGAAAAATATTTAAAGGGTCATATGGCAATAGTCGTAAAAGGAAAACTGAAACTACACCTTTAGTAAAACCTGCAACCGTTACTGAGTCCGAGCCACCAAAGGCAGAACCGGTAAAAAGAACGGTACGAAAAAAAGAACCTAAATAA
- a CDS encoding PorT family protein — protein sequence MKKILTVALFIVTTQSFAQTVGSVRFGLQFSPQLSWMGNSGNVTRSGSRFGLAYGLLTEFYIPKNYALATGLGVSYEGGELTYNDASTMFNSFANRSFSSGTSVVYRLEYIEIPVSIKLKTNQIGYVTYYGQFGLMGSINIKSRADITSQTGTITEIMNKVDFGKDVTPANLALLIGGGIEYELSGNTAVNAGLQFTNGFIDITDNPKNFVSKNIMNHLRLQLGIFF from the coding sequence ATGAAGAAAATACTTACAGTTGCTCTTTTTATAGTAACTACCCAATCGTTTGCTCAGACAGTGGGAAGCGTTCGGTTTGGATTACAATTTAGCCCACAGTTGAGCTGGATGGGTAATTCAGGTAACGTTACAAGAAGTGGAAGCAGGTTTGGACTGGCTTACGGCCTGTTAACTGAATTTTATATTCCAAAGAATTATGCTCTAGCTACTGGTTTAGGTGTTTCATATGAGGGCGGAGAACTGACTTACAATGATGCTTCTACTATGTTCAATTCCTTTGCAAACAGATCTTTTTCTTCCGGTACTTCAGTTGTCTATCGTCTTGAATACATAGAAATCCCTGTATCAATAAAGCTTAAAACAAATCAGATTGGTTATGTTACCTATTATGGGCAATTTGGTCTGATGGGAAGCATAAATATTAAATCGCGGGCAGACATTACTTCACAGACGGGCACTATTACTGAAATAATGAACAAGGTAGATTTTGGAAAAGATGTTACACCAGCAAACCTCGCATTATTAATCGGCGGTGGAATTGAATATGAATTATCCGGAAATACTGCTGTCAATGCCGGTTTGCAATTCACAAACGGCTTTATTGACATTACTGATAATCCAAAAAATTTCGTTTCAAAAAATATAATGAACCATCTTCGGCTTCAACTCGGAATTTTCTTTTAA
- the pdxH gene encoding pyridoxamine 5'-phosphate oxidase, with amino-acid sequence MENSLLANLRKDYQSKLLDEKSINVNPLQQFETWFDEAIESKLPEPNAMTIATCGIDFKPSARIVLLKGIENGSFLFYTNYQSRKGKELLWNPYAALLFFWNELHRQVRIEGRVEKTSSEISDAYFESRPFGSQLSALVSPQSEIIQDRDWLEEKLDIARKQFDPNPLKRPRQWGGYRLIPNSFEFWQGRPNRLHDRILFTQIANGWKMERLGP; translated from the coding sequence ATGGAAAATAGTCTGCTGGCAAACTTGCGCAAGGATTATCAATCAAAACTTCTGGATGAAAAAAGTATTAATGTAAATCCCCTTCAGCAATTTGAAACCTGGTTCGATGAGGCCATTGAATCTAAGCTTCCTGAACCAAATGCCATGACGATTGCAACCTGTGGTATTGATTTTAAACCTTCAGCACGCATCGTTTTATTAAAGGGAATTGAAAACGGTTCGTTTTTATTTTATACTAATTATCAAAGCCGGAAAGGAAAAGAACTACTATGGAATCCCTACGCAGCGTTGCTTTTTTTCTGGAATGAATTACATCGTCAGGTCAGAATTGAAGGACGGGTTGAAAAAACTTCATCTGAAATCTCAGATGCTTATTTTGAGAGCAGACCTTTCGGTAGTCAATTAAGTGCACTTGTTTCGCCGCAAAGTGAAATAATTCAGGACAGAGATTGGCTCGAAGAAAAGCTGGATATAGCAAGAAAGCAGTTTGATCCAAATCCCCTCAAGCGACCACGGCAATGGGGAGGTTACCGGCTAATTCCTAATTCATTCGAATTTTGGCAGGGACGCCCTAACAGGTTGCATGACCGTATTCTGTTTACCCAAATTGCTAATGGGTGGAAGATGGAAAGGTTAGGTCCATAA
- the recG gene encoding ATP-dependent DNA helicase RecG, which yields MAQINKILLTPIEYLKGIGPQRADLLKKELSIYTFGDLLQHFPFRYVDRTKFYKINQLTPATAFAQIVGKIAEINMLGEKKGKRFIAYLVDETGEIELVWFKEIRWIEKNIEVGKKYVVFGKPGLFKGKYSIVHPEISAYQTNSPAIEGRLQPVYSSTEKLKSRGLHSIGIEKIVRDLLLMLNRADIEENLNGEILDHFKLPDRFTAFKQIHQPHSEIDAEQSRFRFKFEELFFSQLHILQLKLGRKNDSAGFLFPRLDPLFNIFYKEKLPFELTNAQKRVIKEIRTDLLSGKQMNRLLQGDVGSGKTIVSFLTVLMAINNGFQACLMVPTEILVQQHFRNLTDLAAGLSINIDLLTSGVKGSSRKNTLEKLKSGEIQLIIGTHALIEAQVIFSNLGLAVIDEQHRFGVEQRALLWSKNKRPPHVLVMTATPIPRTLAMTLYGDLDLSVIDELPPGRKNIKTVHRSDAARLRVFGFMKEQIKSGRQIYVVYPLIEESEKQDYKFLMDGYESISRAFPLPEFAISIVHGKMKADARNFEMDRFIRNETNIMVATTVIEVGVDIPNANVIVIESAERFGLSQLHQLRGRVGRGANQSYCILLTGERLSSEARARMQIMTKTTDGFVIADEDLRLRGPGNIQGTQQSGIDTFQIADLTKDQKILQSARMEAEKILEIDSELERPDHIMIKRFLVSQSKKEKQWSKIS from the coding sequence ATGGCTCAGATTAACAAAATTCTTTTAACTCCTATTGAATACCTTAAAGGTATAGGCCCTCAACGTGCTGATTTATTAAAAAAGGAACTGAGTATTTACACCTTTGGAGATTTATTGCAACACTTTCCATTTCGTTATGTAGACAGAACAAAATTTTACAAAATAAACCAGCTAACCCCGGCTACCGCCTTTGCCCAGATTGTAGGAAAAATTGCAGAAATTAATATGCTCGGCGAAAAGAAAGGGAAGAGGTTTATTGCCTATCTCGTGGATGAAACAGGGGAAATAGAACTGGTTTGGTTTAAGGAAATACGGTGGATTGAAAAAAATATAGAGGTTGGAAAAAAATATGTAGTGTTTGGTAAACCGGGTTTATTTAAAGGAAAATATTCAATCGTTCATCCTGAAATTTCAGCCTATCAAACAAATTCACCGGCGATAGAAGGAAGATTGCAGCCTGTATATTCTTCTACGGAAAAATTAAAGTCGCGGGGATTACATAGTATTGGAATTGAAAAAATAGTAAGAGATCTGCTCCTAATGTTGAACCGGGCAGATATTGAGGAAAATCTCAATGGCGAAATTTTAGATCATTTTAAACTACCGGATCGTTTTACTGCATTCAAACAAATTCACCAGCCACATAGTGAAATCGATGCAGAGCAGTCTCGTTTTCGGTTTAAATTTGAAGAACTTTTTTTTTCCCAGTTGCACATTCTCCAATTAAAACTTGGAAGAAAAAATGATTCTGCTGGGTTTCTGTTTCCCAGGCTGGATCCGCTTTTCAATATTTTTTACAAAGAGAAATTACCTTTTGAGCTCACGAATGCTCAAAAGCGGGTTATTAAAGAAATCCGAACCGATCTGCTATCAGGCAAACAAATGAATAGACTCTTGCAGGGAGATGTTGGAAGCGGTAAAACAATTGTTTCATTCCTAACAGTATTAATGGCGATTAATAACGGATTTCAGGCCTGCCTGATGGTGCCTACAGAAATTTTAGTGCAGCAGCATTTCAGAAATCTGACTGATCTTGCAGCCGGGCTTTCAATAAATATTGACTTACTAACTTCCGGCGTAAAAGGCAGTTCCAGAAAGAATACCCTGGAAAAACTGAAATCCGGTGAGATTCAATTGATCATTGGCACTCATGCTTTAATTGAAGCCCAGGTGATATTCAGCAACCTGGGACTGGCAGTAATTGATGAGCAACACCGTTTTGGTGTAGAGCAGCGTGCCCTTCTTTGGTCGAAGAATAAACGCCCACCACATGTACTAGTGATGACTGCAACACCGATACCACGAACTCTTGCAATGACATTATATGGAGATCTCGATCTCTCTGTTATTGATGAATTGCCTCCGGGTCGAAAGAATATTAAAACGGTCCATCGCAGCGATGCTGCCAGGTTAAGAGTTTTTGGTTTTATGAAGGAGCAAATTAAATCGGGCAGACAAATATATGTAGTATACCCGCTGATTGAAGAATCTGAAAAACAGGACTATAAGTTTTTAATGGATGGATACGAAAGTATTTCCCGGGCCTTTCCACTTCCGGAGTTTGCAATAAGCATTGTTCATGGAAAGATGAAGGCCGACGCCCGTAATTTTGAAATGGATAGGTTCATCCGGAATGAAACGAATATTATGGTTGCGACTACCGTGATTGAGGTAGGTGTAGATATCCCAAATGCCAATGTAATAGTGATTGAAAGTGCTGAAAGGTTTGGCCTCTCGCAGTTGCATCAATTACGTGGAAGGGTAGGGAGAGGGGCTAATCAATCGTATTGTATTTTGCTTACAGGAGAAAGGCTTAGTAGTGAAGCTCGCGCACGCATGCAAATCATGACCAAAACAACTGATGGTTTTGTAATAGCGGATGAAGATCTGCGATTGAGGGGGCCGGGTAACATTCAGGGAACTCAGCAATCCGGTATTGATACTTTCCAAATTGCAGACCTGACAAAAGATCAAAAAATTCTTCAAAGCGCCAGGATGGAAGCAGAAAAGATTTTGGAAATCGATTCCGAGTTAGAACGGCCTGATCATATTATGATTAAAAGATTCCTGGTATCACAATCTAAAAAAGAAAAACAGTGGAGTAAAATCTCCTGA